One Mus caroli chromosome 6, CAROLI_EIJ_v1.1, whole genome shotgun sequence genomic window, CTATGCCCACTCAGCAATAGCTACCCTGATACTGCTCATTCCTTTGCCACCATGTCGAGGCAGCTCAACATGGACACCCTGCGGCAAAACTTCTGGAAGGAGGAATATCTCAAAGAGATGATGTTGCGCTACGAATGGCAGCGCAAATATGGGACTCTGGTGAAGGCCAAGCAGAAGGCTAAGGCTGCATCCCGTCTGCCCCGCAAACTGCCCACCCTGTTGCCTAAGGCCTCAGtcgcaccaccaccaccagcctcCAAAACAACCCCGTCTAAagcccccagccctgccccagaGCCTCTTTTTCTGTCAGATATGTACCCAGTTGCGCCTAACACCAAAGCCCTGCTGTATGAAGGCATCTCCCACGACTTGCAGGGGCGCTACCAGTATCTCAACACCCGAAAACTGGATCTGCCAGAGACGCGTTACCTGTTCCCCATCACCACCAACTTCACATATGGCTGGCAGCTGGGTGAGCCTCGACCTCCCATAAATGAGTCCCCTCACAAACATGGAGCGCCTGCCATGTGCTGGAGAGAAAACATTCGGGGGGAAAGGCCAGATTGTGGAGATAGATGTAATAGAAGCTCTGTGAAATGAAGGAATGGTGGTGGGTAGGGAGGCAAGGGCATGTGCTTCAGCCGGATCCTCAGCACAGGCCTATCGCAGGCGTTTAAGGCTGAGGGCTAAATGATATGGGGAAGGGTTCTGTCCTAATTTGAAGGGAAGCTAGTGAGGATTTAAACAAGTGAGTGATGCTGGATTTGAGACACGGAGGCTCCTGGGCAGGTGAATTAGGCACCTGTGTTATCTTGGCAAGACGTGATTAGGATTAGAACTGATATCAAGGATGTTTTAGACACCACTCCATGGGGCTTCTTGCCGGTTTAAATAAGACAGGAAGGGCAAGCAAGGGTGACCCACAGATTCTGTTGTAGTTGCTCGTGAGATTAGAAGAGGACAGGGCAGGTGGTGTTTGAAGACAGGTCCGTGGTGGCCATAGTAGGTTCAGGGTGTCACTGAGGCAGCTGTGTGTGGAAGCATGGCCTTGCGGAGTTAGGTAAGAGCTAAGAATGGAATTTTACCTGAAGGGAGTAGGGAGGTGGGCCAGCATGTAGGGGTGGCATTGGCAGGAAGGTGAGCAcctgtttttttctgagagaCTGAAGGTAGGTTGTCAGccaggacagaaaggagagacCAGGTGGCTTTTCAAAAGTGTAGGGAAAATACCAAGGCTGTATGTGCCATTGGGTTGATG contains:
- the Atp6v1fnb gene encoding protein ATP6V1FNB, giving the protein MSRQLNMDTLRQNFWKEEYLKEMMLRYEWQRKYGTLVKAKQKAKAASRLPRKLPTLLPKASVAPPPPASKTTPSKAPSPAPEPLFLSDMYPVAPNTKALLYEGISHDLQGRYQYLNTRKLDLPETRYLFPITTNFTYGWQLGPPTKQELVSCKMCRIESFFRKNGAFALLDPRDLAL